A DNA window from Hevea brasiliensis isolate MT/VB/25A 57/8 chromosome 2, ASM3005281v1, whole genome shotgun sequence contains the following coding sequences:
- the LOC110671103 gene encoding polygalacturonase has translation MAHTLSFLAFTLVFILFASSPPAIIAEPAQYSVQSYGAKPDGTTDSTKAFLAAWDQVCGSTAPASLYVPSGKFSLGKVTFQGPCKNSAIVVTIDGTLVAPSDYSSIGDEKNWLMFEHVDGVTVSGGILDGQGTDLWSCKASDKSCPEGATSIEFSNSNNIEINGLASQDSQKFHIVINGCQNVKVQNVRVSAPGDSPNTDGIHVESSTGVTILNSKIGTGDDCVSVGPGTTNLWVENVACGPGHGISIGSLGKELEEDGVQNVTVKTTTFTGTENGVRIKAWGRPSNGFARNILFQHAVMTNVQNPILIDQNYCPGDKNCPNQESGVKISDVTYQDIHGSSATEVAVKLDCSTTYPCTGIELEDVKLTYNNRPAEASCTNAAGTVSDFAEASSCL, from the exons ATGGCACACACACTGAGCTTTCTTGCTTTTACACTTGTCTTCATTTTATTTGCTTCATCACCTCCTGCTATTATTGCAGAACCTGCACAATATAGTGTGCAGAGTTATGGTGCCAAGCCCGATGGCACAACTGACTCAACCAAGGCCTTTCTTGCTGCATGGGACCAGGTCTGTGGGTCTACGGCACCTGCCTCTCTATACGTGCCTTCAGGGAAGTTTTCTCTAGGCAAAGTGACCTTTCAGGGCCCCTGCAAGAACAGTGCCATTGTAGTTACTATCGATGGTACCCTTGTGGCTCCGTCGGATTATTCGTCTATTGGTGATGAAAAAAATTGGCTAATGTTTGAGCATGTTGATGGGGTTACCGTTTCCGGTGGTATACTGGACGGTCAAGGCACTGACTTGTGGTCATGCAAAGCCTCCGACAAGAGTTGCCCCGAAGGAGCAACG TCAATAGAATTTTCCAATTCCAATAATATTGAAATCAATGGATTAGCATCACAAGATAGCCAGAAGTTTCACATTGTCATCAACGGCTGCCAGAATGTGAAAGTACAAAATGTGAGAGTCTCTGCCCCTGGCGACAGCCCGAACACTGATGGTATTCACGTTGAATCATCAACTGGTGTCACAATCTTGAATTCCAAGATTGGTACAGGTGACGATTGTGTATCAGTTGGCCCTGGCACCACTAATCTATGGGTTGAAAATGTTGCTTGCGGCCCTGGCCATGGAATCAG CATTGGAAGTTTAGGCAAGGAACTTGAAGAAGATGGAGTGCAAAATGTAACTGTTAAGACTACTACCTTTACCGGCACTGaaaatggtgtgaggattaaagcCTGGGGGAGACCCAGCAATGGTTTTGCTAGGAACATTCTTTTCCAACATGCTGTTATGACCAATGTCCAAAACCCAATTTTGATTGATCAAAATTATTGTCCTGGCGACAAAAATTGTCCTAACCAG GAATCAGGAGTTAAAATTAGCGACGTGACATACCAAGACATCCATGGATCATCAGCAACGGAAGTGGCAGTGAAATTGGATTGCAGCACCACGTATCCATGCACTGGAATTGAATTGGAGGATGTGAAACTGACTTACAATAATCGGCCAGCTGAAGCTTCCTGTACCAATGCCGCTGGGACAGTTTCTGATTTTGCTGAGGCCTCAAGCTGTCTGTAG